Proteins from a single region of Mucilaginibacter daejeonensis:
- a CDS encoding PorP/SprF family type IX secretion system membrane protein, translating into MRKMDSMKNYLLAAVMLLASMITRAQDHQYSQFFNSPVYLNPALNGQFEGDLRINMIYRNQWSSLPGTLRYMTASIDYNVPQFGGGIGLMFTRANEGTAYYLRNNLAGIYSYSVGGDNYVLSFGLQAGIGNRSIDRSKLVFGDQLDPRLGYIPGSTSAADLGALSNRYYFDSGAGINLVAGNFMAGGALQHINRPNESFSGSPQKMPMRATGHLSYRMDLNPYDNMDDDEKSYFIPSVVYYKQGTSSSVSAGAQYKRRSVNAGLWYRSGGQAGPSSFVLSFIFDLPINREGHEKLRFGLSHDAPTSKLNYSNTSGSSEGSLGYETTLPSRNTPSKFQGAKRCYDFY; encoded by the coding sequence ATGAGGAAGATGGACAGCATGAAGAACTATTTATTGGCCGCCGTGATGTTACTGGCAAGCATGATCACCAGGGCTCAGGATCACCAGTATTCGCAATTTTTTAATTCACCGGTGTATCTTAACCCTGCCTTGAACGGGCAGTTCGAGGGCGACCTACGGATCAATATGATCTACCGTAATCAGTGGTCATCGTTACCAGGAACGTTACGTTACATGACCGCCTCTATCGATTACAACGTACCGCAATTTGGAGGTGGTATAGGTCTGATGTTCACACGTGCCAACGAAGGTACGGCGTACTACCTTCGCAACAACCTGGCAGGTATCTATTCATACAGCGTGGGTGGAGATAATTATGTGTTATCATTTGGTTTACAGGCTGGTATAGGGAACCGCAGCATCGACCGCAGCAAGCTGGTGTTCGGTGATCAGTTGGACCCGCGTTTAGGTTATATCCCCGGCTCGACCTCTGCGGCCGACCTGGGTGCCCTGAGCAACCGTTACTACTTTGACTCCGGTGCGGGTATCAACCTGGTGGCCGGCAACTTTATGGCGGGTGGTGCCCTGCAGCACATCAACCGTCCTAACGAATCATTTAGCGGCTCGCCTCAAAAAATGCCTATGCGTGCCACCGGTCACCTGAGCTACCGTATGGACCTGAACCCGTATGACAACATGGACGATGATGAAAAATCATACTTCATCCCTTCGGTGGTGTATTACAAGCAGGGCACATCATCATCGGTAAGTGCTGGTGCTCAATACAAACGCCGTAGTGTGAATGCCGGTCTATGGTACCGCAGCGGCGGTCAGGCCGGACCAAGCTCATTCGTACTGTCATTCATATTTGACCTGCCGATCAACCGCGAAGGACATGAGAAACTACGCTTCGGCCTTAGTCATGATGCACCGACCTCCAAGCTTAACTACAGCAATACCAGCGGCAGCAGCGAGGGTAGCTTAGGATATGAGACCACTCTCCCATCGCGCAATACACCTTCCAAATTTCAGGGTGCTAAACGTTGCTACGATTTCTATTAA